Proteins from one Cicer arietinum cultivar CDC Frontier isolate Library 1 chromosome 3, Cicar.CDCFrontier_v2.0, whole genome shotgun sequence genomic window:
- the LOC101492160 gene encoding uncharacterized protein, whose product MAEEGHRVTLNVYDLSQGLARQLSMSFLGKAIEAIWHTGIVVYGNEYYFGGGIQHCTAGSTPYGTPLKVVELGVTHVPKDVFEMYLQEISPRYLPETYSLLTHNCNNFSNEVAQFLVGATIPDHILQLPNEVMSSPMGSLLLPMIQNLEKTLKSGGVPQVPQFRPSTVNPASHFPSTNTQKSSSGTNSSTEKSVNKVVDNSNKEVKGKEENKKTENAVSSSSSSEKPSGVVGDPLGDARNKVQDEIIKEFASIMASGTMRASEAAALATRRVMERYGQIAVSQS is encoded by the exons ATGGCTGAG GAGGGTCACAGGGTTACTTTAAATGTTTATGATCTAAGCCAAGGTCTTGCTAGACAGCTTTCGATGTCATTTTTGGGGAAAGCTATTGAAGCCATATG GCACACAGGAATTGTGGTTTATGGCAATGAGTACTACTTTGGTGGTGGCATACAACATTGTACTGCTGGATCAACACCATATGGAACTCCACTTAAAGTGGTTGAATTAGGTGTTACACATGTTCCCAAAGATGTCTTTGAAATGTATTTGCAGGAGATCAGTCCGCGGTACTTACCTGAAACCTATAGTTTGCTTACACACAATTGCAACAACTTCAGCAATGAAGTTGCTCAATTTTTGGTTGGTGCTACCATTCCGGATCATATTCTTCAGCTCCCTAATGAAGTAATGAGCAGCCCAATGGGGTCTCTTTTAT TGCCAATGATTCAGAATCTAGAGAAAACATTAAAATCTGGTGGTGTTCCACAAGTACCACAATTCAGGCCTTCAACAGTGAATCCAGCTTCACACTTTCCCTCAACCAACACACAGAAGAGTTCAAGTGGAACTAACTCGTCTACTGAGAAAAGTGTGAACAAAGTGGTGGATAATAGTAACAAGGAAGTAAAAGGCAAAGAAGAGAATAAGAAGACAGAAAATGCAgtgtcatcatcatcatcttctgaAAAGCCAAGTGGTGTTGTAGGCGATCCTCTAGGGGATGCACGCAACAAGGTTCAAGATGAGATTATTAAAGAGTTTGCTTCAATAATGGCAAGTGGAACAATGCGTGCTAGTGAGGCTGCAGCACTTGCTACTAGAAGAGTTATGGAAAGATATGGCCAAATTGCTGTGTCACAGAGTTAG
- the LOC101491637 gene encoding protein root UVB sensitive 4 isoform X1, which translates to MLFTLHTPPTISWNLLKTHHTTKQSTPTNQNLIFRRVKAFSDGGVQKDSQPIRLPFVVKSPTKVSRFFWNGSCLQLVTVDGGGASSDDDGLFRVFGSVVRDFFIPRQVTGNYMDYVKWKLLHRVFSSALQVLATQAMFTAIGVGYSSSLPSAAALNWVLKDGLGRLSRCIYTASLASAFDTNLKRVRFVTSVLFVGSIGLELLTPAFPRFFLLLATIANIAKQISLACYLATRSAVHQSFAKADNLGEISAKAQIQTVCFDILGLMLAALVNMWIGNHQRPHAGLHFIVYPFFASMDLFGIYQGLKHVHLQTLTKDRLEIILNTWIECGSVPSPAEVSEKEVINFLGVKGKSLWPIRIGCINPKDQIPKWSMKTIQSITDEDYYFVCMEIFKGLKRTGQHRIVLSIREGAEAVHIIMGLLQACYIRRTLVNRSKLDSIGENNASNSALEDWSAIVEDGKRSAERDVTNLIEQMVGMGWVVKNILLSKQEQARYSFVCD; encoded by the exons ATGCTATTCACTCTCCACACACCACCCACCATATCATGGAACCTTCTCAAAACCCAccacacaacaaaacaatcaacaCCCACTAatcaaaatcttatttttagAAGAGTGAAAGCTTTTTCTGATGGTGGGGTTCAGAAAGATTCCCAACCGATTCGACTTCCTTTTGTGGTTAAGAGTCCTACCAAAGTGTCTAGATTCTTCTGGAATGGTAGCTGCTTGCAGTTGGTAACTGTTGATGGTGGTGGTGCTTCTTCTGATGATGATGGATTGTTTAGGGTGTTTGGTTCTGTTGTTAGGGATTTCTTCATTCCAAGACAGGTTACTGGGAATTACATGGATTATGTGAAGTGGAAGCTGCTTCATCGTGTTTTCAGCTCTGCACTTCAAGTTCTTGCCACTCAG GCAATGTTTACAGCCATAGGAGTCGGATACTCCAGTTCCCTTCCATCAGCTGCTGCCCTTAATTGGGTCTTAAAAGATGGACTTGGACGACTAAGCAGATGCATATACACTGCTAGCCTAGCATCTGCTTTTGATACTAATTTAAAG AGGGTCAGGTTCGTCACATCTGTTCTTTTTGTTGGAAGCATTGGACTTGAGTTACTTACTCCTGCATTTCCTCGATTCTTCCTGCTGCTTGCAACTATTGCCAATATTGCTAAACAAATAAGCCTGGCGTGCTACTTAGCAACTCGG TCAGCTGTTCATCAAAGTTTTGCCAAAGCAGACAACCTTGGTGAAATTTCTGCTAAAGCACAG ATTCAAACAGTATGCTTTGACATCCTTGGTCTCATGCTTGCTGCCCTTGTAAATATGTGGATAGGGAACCATCAAAg ACCACATGCAGGTCTCCATTTCATTGTTTATCCCTTCTTTGCTTCTATGGACCTTTTCGGGATTTATCAAGGACTAAAGCATGTCCATCTGCAAACGTTGACTAAG GATAGGCTTGAAATCATTCTGAATACTTGGATTGAATGTGGATCTGTGCCCTCCCCGGCAGAGGTGAGCGAGAAAGAAGTAATTAACTTTCTTGGAGTTAAAG GTAAAAGCTTGTGGCCAATTAGAATTGGATGCATAAATCCCAAGGACCAAATACCCAAGTGGTCAATGAAGACAATACAAAGCATAACTGATGAGGATTATTACTTTGTATGCATGGAGATCTTCAAAGGATTAAAAAGAACTGGGCAG CACCGTATCGTTCTCTCCATCCGTGAAGGAGCCGAAGCAGTGCATATAATTATGGGTTTGCTGCAG GCTTGCTACATCAGAAGGACACTTGTGAACAGAAGTAAGTTGGACAGTATAGGGGAAAACAATGCATCAAACTCAGCACTTGAAGATTGGTCTGCAATTGTTGAGGATGGAAAGAGGTCTGCAGAAAGGGATGTAACTAATTTGATTGAACAAATGGTGGGAATGGGTTGGGTGGTGAAGAACATTTTATTGTCAAAGCAAGAGCAGGCTAGATACAGTTTTGTGTGTGATTAG
- the LOC101491637 gene encoding protein root UVB sensitive 4 isoform X2 — translation MTNSNLYEKLLFLTTHDYSIGVGYSSSLPSAAALNWVLKDGLGRLSRCIYTASLASAFDTNLKRVRFVTSVLFVGSIGLELLTPAFPRFFLLLATIANIAKQISLACYLATRSAVHQSFAKADNLGEISAKAQIQTVCFDILGLMLAALVNMWIGNHQRPHAGLHFIVYPFFASMDLFGIYQGLKHVHLQTLTKDRLEIILNTWIECGSVPSPAEVSEKEVINFLGVKGKSLWPIRIGCINPKDQIPKWSMKTIQSITDEDYYFVCMEIFKGLKRTGQHRIVLSIREGAEAVHIIMGLLQACYIRRTLVNRSKLDSIGENNASNSALEDWSAIVEDGKRSAERDVTNLIEQMVGMGWVVKNILLSKQEQARYSFVCD, via the exons ATGACTAACTCCAACTTATACGAGAAGCTGCTATTTTTAACAACTCATGATTATT CCATAGGAGTCGGATACTCCAGTTCCCTTCCATCAGCTGCTGCCCTTAATTGGGTCTTAAAAGATGGACTTGGACGACTAAGCAGATGCATATACACTGCTAGCCTAGCATCTGCTTTTGATACTAATTTAAAG AGGGTCAGGTTCGTCACATCTGTTCTTTTTGTTGGAAGCATTGGACTTGAGTTACTTACTCCTGCATTTCCTCGATTCTTCCTGCTGCTTGCAACTATTGCCAATATTGCTAAACAAATAAGCCTGGCGTGCTACTTAGCAACTCGG TCAGCTGTTCATCAAAGTTTTGCCAAAGCAGACAACCTTGGTGAAATTTCTGCTAAAGCACAG ATTCAAACAGTATGCTTTGACATCCTTGGTCTCATGCTTGCTGCCCTTGTAAATATGTGGATAGGGAACCATCAAAg ACCACATGCAGGTCTCCATTTCATTGTTTATCCCTTCTTTGCTTCTATGGACCTTTTCGGGATTTATCAAGGACTAAAGCATGTCCATCTGCAAACGTTGACTAAG GATAGGCTTGAAATCATTCTGAATACTTGGATTGAATGTGGATCTGTGCCCTCCCCGGCAGAGGTGAGCGAGAAAGAAGTAATTAACTTTCTTGGAGTTAAAG GTAAAAGCTTGTGGCCAATTAGAATTGGATGCATAAATCCCAAGGACCAAATACCCAAGTGGTCAATGAAGACAATACAAAGCATAACTGATGAGGATTATTACTTTGTATGCATGGAGATCTTCAAAGGATTAAAAAGAACTGGGCAG CACCGTATCGTTCTCTCCATCCGTGAAGGAGCCGAAGCAGTGCATATAATTATGGGTTTGCTGCAG GCTTGCTACATCAGAAGGACACTTGTGAACAGAAGTAAGTTGGACAGTATAGGGGAAAACAATGCATCAAACTCAGCACTTGAAGATTGGTCTGCAATTGTTGAGGATGGAAAGAGGTCTGCAGAAAGGGATGTAACTAATTTGATTGAACAAATGGTGGGAATGGGTTGGGTGGTGAAGAACATTTTATTGTCAAAGCAAGAGCAGGCTAGATACAGTTTTGTGTGTGATTAG
- the LOC101491637 gene encoding protein root UVB sensitive 4 isoform X3 has protein sequence MIIAMFTAIGVGYSSSLPSAAALNWVLKDGLGRLSRCIYTASLASAFDTNLKRVRFVTSVLFVGSIGLELLTPAFPRFFLLLATIANIAKQISLACYLATRSAVHQSFAKADNLGEISAKAQIQTVCFDILGLMLAALVNMWIGNHQRPHAGLHFIVYPFFASMDLFGIYQGLKHVHLQTLTKDRLEIILNTWIECGSVPSPAEVSEKEVINFLGVKGKSLWPIRIGCINPKDQIPKWSMKTIQSITDEDYYFVCMEIFKGLKRTGQHRIVLSIREGAEAVHIIMGLLQACYIRRTLVNRSKLDSIGENNASNSALEDWSAIVEDGKRSAERDVTNLIEQMVGMGWVVKNILLSKQEQARYSFVCD, from the exons ATGATTATT GCAATGTTTACAGCCATAGGAGTCGGATACTCCAGTTCCCTTCCATCAGCTGCTGCCCTTAATTGGGTCTTAAAAGATGGACTTGGACGACTAAGCAGATGCATATACACTGCTAGCCTAGCATCTGCTTTTGATACTAATTTAAAG AGGGTCAGGTTCGTCACATCTGTTCTTTTTGTTGGAAGCATTGGACTTGAGTTACTTACTCCTGCATTTCCTCGATTCTTCCTGCTGCTTGCAACTATTGCCAATATTGCTAAACAAATAAGCCTGGCGTGCTACTTAGCAACTCGG TCAGCTGTTCATCAAAGTTTTGCCAAAGCAGACAACCTTGGTGAAATTTCTGCTAAAGCACAG ATTCAAACAGTATGCTTTGACATCCTTGGTCTCATGCTTGCTGCCCTTGTAAATATGTGGATAGGGAACCATCAAAg ACCACATGCAGGTCTCCATTTCATTGTTTATCCCTTCTTTGCTTCTATGGACCTTTTCGGGATTTATCAAGGACTAAAGCATGTCCATCTGCAAACGTTGACTAAG GATAGGCTTGAAATCATTCTGAATACTTGGATTGAATGTGGATCTGTGCCCTCCCCGGCAGAGGTGAGCGAGAAAGAAGTAATTAACTTTCTTGGAGTTAAAG GTAAAAGCTTGTGGCCAATTAGAATTGGATGCATAAATCCCAAGGACCAAATACCCAAGTGGTCAATGAAGACAATACAAAGCATAACTGATGAGGATTATTACTTTGTATGCATGGAGATCTTCAAAGGATTAAAAAGAACTGGGCAG CACCGTATCGTTCTCTCCATCCGTGAAGGAGCCGAAGCAGTGCATATAATTATGGGTTTGCTGCAG GCTTGCTACATCAGAAGGACACTTGTGAACAGAAGTAAGTTGGACAGTATAGGGGAAAACAATGCATCAAACTCAGCACTTGAAGATTGGTCTGCAATTGTTGAGGATGGAAAGAGGTCTGCAGAAAGGGATGTAACTAATTTGATTGAACAAATGGTGGGAATGGGTTGGGTGGTGAAGAACATTTTATTGTCAAAGCAAGAGCAGGCTAGATACAGTTTTGTGTGTGATTAG
- the LOC101490884 gene encoding transcriptional corepressor LEUNIG_HOMOLOG-like isoform X1, producing the protein MKPTLGQAQSNWEADKMLDVYIHDYFLKRKLHGAAKTFMTEGKVSTDPVAIDAPGGFLFEWWSVFWDIFISRTNEKHSESAAAYIEQTKAREQLQMQHLQLMQQRNAQLQRRDSNHPTLGGSLNAMNSEGMLGQPPASVLAMKMYEERMKHPHSMDSDASPTLIDANRMALLKSATSHQGQLVHGNSGNMPNALQQIQARSSLTTDIKGEVNIGASPKSLPMDTSVYRQAILQSKSGLGGAGLNQGVTSLPLKGWPLTGIDQLRPGLGVQVQKPNSTAQNQFLLASQQQQVLAQAQAQNNLGNSNYGDMDPRRLSGLPRGSLNAKDGQSNRNDGSICSQGSPKMKMTQSQHSLSQQQEQLQQQQMQQSNRKRKQPSSSGAANSTGTGNTAGPTPNSPPSTHTPGDGLNTASSMQHVNSVQKSMMMYGTEATGGLASSSNLLDDMERFGDVGALDDNVESFLSNDGDGGNLYGAIKQSPAEQQKESSKGFTFAEFSFIRTRNAVTCCHFSSDGKLLASAGDDKQVILWNMDTLVKEYTPEEHKLVISDVRFRPNSSQLATASCDKSVRLWDAANPTYCVQEYSGHSSAIMSLDFHPKKTDIFCFCDSENEIRYWNITSSSCTRVSKGGSSKVRFQPRMGQLLAAASDKVVSIFDVETDRQIYSLQGHPEPVNYICWDTTGDMLASVSPNSVKIWNLTSGECVQELNSTGNQFYSSVFHPSYSTLLVVGGFSSIELWNMAENKSMTIPAHENVISALAQSPVTGMVASASRDNSVKLWK; encoded by the exons ATGAAGCCAACTTTGGGTCAGGCTCAAAGTAATTGGGAAGCTGATAAAAT GCTTGATGTTTATATTCATGATTATTTTCTGAAAAGAAAGTTACACGGCGCCGCGAAAACTTTTATGACAGAAGGAAAAGTTTCCACTGATCCAGTAG cAATTGATGCACCTGGAGGATTTCTTTTTGAGTGGTGGTCTGTATTTTGGGATATATTCATATCGAGGACAAATGAGAAACATTCGGAGTCTGCCGCAGCTTACATTGAG CAAACAAAGGCCAGAGAACAACTTCAAATGCAGCACTTACAACTAATGCAGCAGCGCAATGCACAGTTACAGCGAAGAGATTCTAATCATCCCACGCTGGGTGGTTCCTTAAACGCTATGAACTCTGAAGGTATGTTGGGGCAGCCACCAGCAAGTGTGTTGGCCATGAAAATGTATGAAGAGCGAATGAAACACCCTCATTCAATGGATTCGGATGCATCTCCAACTCTTATTGATGCAAATAGGATGGCTCTTCTCAAATCCGCAACAAGCCATCAAGG TCAATTAGTTCATGGTAACTCGGGGAATATGCCCAATGCACTGCAGCAAATTCAGGCACGGTCTTCTTTAACCACT GACATCAAAGGAGAAGTTAACATTGGCGCCAGTCCAAAGAGTTTGCCTATGGATACATCAGTTTATCGACAAGCAATTTTACAATCAAAATCTGGGTTAGGTGGTGCAG GATTAAACCAAGGAGTTACAAGTCTTCCATTGAAGGGATGGCCTCTAACC GGAATTGATCAACTTAGACCTGGTTTGGGTGTACAAGTTCAGAAGCCTAATTCAACAGCCCAAAACCAATTTCTTTTGGCATCACAACAACAACAGGTCTTGGCACAGGCTCAGGCACAAAACAACCTTGGAAATTCTAATTATGGTGATATGGATCCACGTAGACTTTCTGGTCTTCCCCGAGGTAGCTTAAATGCAAAGGATGGTCAGTCTAACAGGAATGATGGATCTATTTGCTCCCAAGGTTCACCTAAG ATGAAGATGACCCAGTCACAACATTCACTATCTCAGCAGCAGGAGCAATTGCAGCAGCAGCAAATGCAGCAG AGTAACAGAAAACGAAAGCAACCTTCTTCTTCTGGAGCTGCCAATAGCACTGGTACTGGAAACACAGCTGGTCCTACACCTAATTCACCGCCATCAACACACACACCTGGTGATGGATTAAATACTGCAAGCAGCATGCAGCATGTTAACAGTGTGCAAAAGAGCATGATGATGTATGGTACAGAGGCAACAGGAGGCCTTGCATCATCTTCAAATTTACTG GATGACATGGAACGATTTGGAGATGTTGGCGCTTTAGATGATAATGTCGAATCGTTTCTATCAAATGATGGAGATGGTGGCAATCTCTATGGAGCAATCAAACAAAGTCCGGCTGAGCAACAAAAAGAGTCTTCAAAAG GTTTCACCTTTGCTGAATTTAGTTTCATTAGAACAAGGAACGCAGTTACTTGCTGTCACTTCTCTTCAGATGGAAAGTTGCTTGCCAGTGCAGGGGACGACAAGCAG GTTATTCTGTGGAACATGGACACTTTAGTCAAAGAGTACACTCCTGAAGAACACAAATTAGTTATTTCAGATGTTCGTTTTAGACCAAATTCATCTCAGTTGGCGACAGCCTCATGTGACAAATCTGTGCGGTTATGGGACGCAGCCAAT CCAACTTATTGTGTTCAAGAGTATAGTGGGCACAGTTCAGCTATTATGTCCCTTGATTTCCACCCTAAGAAGACTGATATTTTCTGCTTCTGCGATAGTGAAAATGAGATTCGGTATTGGAACATTACTTCATCCTCTTGTACCCGTGTATCTAAG GGAGGAAGTTCAAAAGTGAGGTTTCAGCCTAGAATGGGACAGTTACTCGCAGCAGCTTCTGATAAAGTAGTTTCTATTTTCGATGTCGAAACTGACAGACAAATTTACTCACTCCAG GGTCATCCTGAACCGGTGAACTATATTTGCTGGGATACTACTGGAGATATGTTGGCATCTGTTAGTCCAAATTCGGTGAAGATCTGGAATTTGACCTCCGGAGAATGCGTTCAGGAGCTCAACTCAACTGGGAACCAGTTCTATTCCAGTGTTTTTCATCCAAGCTATTCAACTTTGTTAGTAGTTGGAGGGTTTTCG TCCATAGAGCTGTGGAACATGGCTGAGAACAAAAGCATGACAATTCCTGCACACGAGAATGTGATTTCTGCTTTGGCTCAGTCACCTGTCACTGGAATGGTTGCATCTGCCAGTCGTGACAACTCTGTAAAGTTGtggaaataa
- the LOC101490884 gene encoding transcriptional corepressor LEUNIG_HOMOLOG-like isoform X2, whose translation MKPTLGQAQSNWEADKMLDVYIHDYFLKRKLHGAAKTFMTEGKVSTDPVAIDAPGGFLFEWWSVFWDIFISRTNEKHSESAAAYIEQTKAREQLQMQHLQLMQQRNAQLQRRDSNHPTLGGSLNAMNSEGMLGQPPASVLAMKMYEERMKHPHSMDSDASPTLIDANRMALLKSATSHQGQLVHGNSGNMPNALQQIQDIKGEVNIGASPKSLPMDTSVYRQAILQSKSGLGGAGLNQGVTSLPLKGWPLTGIDQLRPGLGVQVQKPNSTAQNQFLLASQQQQVLAQAQAQNNLGNSNYGDMDPRRLSGLPRGSLNAKDGQSNRNDGSICSQGSPKMKMTQSQHSLSQQQEQLQQQQMQQSNRKRKQPSSSGAANSTGTGNTAGPTPNSPPSTHTPGDGLNTASSMQHVNSVQKSMMMYGTEATGGLASSSNLLDDMERFGDVGALDDNVESFLSNDGDGGNLYGAIKQSPAEQQKESSKGFTFAEFSFIRTRNAVTCCHFSSDGKLLASAGDDKQVILWNMDTLVKEYTPEEHKLVISDVRFRPNSSQLATASCDKSVRLWDAANPTYCVQEYSGHSSAIMSLDFHPKKTDIFCFCDSENEIRYWNITSSSCTRVSKGGSSKVRFQPRMGQLLAAASDKVVSIFDVETDRQIYSLQGHPEPVNYICWDTTGDMLASVSPNSVKIWNLTSGECVQELNSTGNQFYSSVFHPSYSTLLVVGGFSSIELWNMAENKSMTIPAHENVISALAQSPVTGMVASASRDNSVKLWK comes from the exons ATGAAGCCAACTTTGGGTCAGGCTCAAAGTAATTGGGAAGCTGATAAAAT GCTTGATGTTTATATTCATGATTATTTTCTGAAAAGAAAGTTACACGGCGCCGCGAAAACTTTTATGACAGAAGGAAAAGTTTCCACTGATCCAGTAG cAATTGATGCACCTGGAGGATTTCTTTTTGAGTGGTGGTCTGTATTTTGGGATATATTCATATCGAGGACAAATGAGAAACATTCGGAGTCTGCCGCAGCTTACATTGAG CAAACAAAGGCCAGAGAACAACTTCAAATGCAGCACTTACAACTAATGCAGCAGCGCAATGCACAGTTACAGCGAAGAGATTCTAATCATCCCACGCTGGGTGGTTCCTTAAACGCTATGAACTCTGAAGGTATGTTGGGGCAGCCACCAGCAAGTGTGTTGGCCATGAAAATGTATGAAGAGCGAATGAAACACCCTCATTCAATGGATTCGGATGCATCTCCAACTCTTATTGATGCAAATAGGATGGCTCTTCTCAAATCCGCAACAAGCCATCAAGG TCAATTAGTTCATGGTAACTCGGGGAATATGCCCAATGCACTGCAGCAAATTCAG GACATCAAAGGAGAAGTTAACATTGGCGCCAGTCCAAAGAGTTTGCCTATGGATACATCAGTTTATCGACAAGCAATTTTACAATCAAAATCTGGGTTAGGTGGTGCAG GATTAAACCAAGGAGTTACAAGTCTTCCATTGAAGGGATGGCCTCTAACC GGAATTGATCAACTTAGACCTGGTTTGGGTGTACAAGTTCAGAAGCCTAATTCAACAGCCCAAAACCAATTTCTTTTGGCATCACAACAACAACAGGTCTTGGCACAGGCTCAGGCACAAAACAACCTTGGAAATTCTAATTATGGTGATATGGATCCACGTAGACTTTCTGGTCTTCCCCGAGGTAGCTTAAATGCAAAGGATGGTCAGTCTAACAGGAATGATGGATCTATTTGCTCCCAAGGTTCACCTAAG ATGAAGATGACCCAGTCACAACATTCACTATCTCAGCAGCAGGAGCAATTGCAGCAGCAGCAAATGCAGCAG AGTAACAGAAAACGAAAGCAACCTTCTTCTTCTGGAGCTGCCAATAGCACTGGTACTGGAAACACAGCTGGTCCTACACCTAATTCACCGCCATCAACACACACACCTGGTGATGGATTAAATACTGCAAGCAGCATGCAGCATGTTAACAGTGTGCAAAAGAGCATGATGATGTATGGTACAGAGGCAACAGGAGGCCTTGCATCATCTTCAAATTTACTG GATGACATGGAACGATTTGGAGATGTTGGCGCTTTAGATGATAATGTCGAATCGTTTCTATCAAATGATGGAGATGGTGGCAATCTCTATGGAGCAATCAAACAAAGTCCGGCTGAGCAACAAAAAGAGTCTTCAAAAG GTTTCACCTTTGCTGAATTTAGTTTCATTAGAACAAGGAACGCAGTTACTTGCTGTCACTTCTCTTCAGATGGAAAGTTGCTTGCCAGTGCAGGGGACGACAAGCAG GTTATTCTGTGGAACATGGACACTTTAGTCAAAGAGTACACTCCTGAAGAACACAAATTAGTTATTTCAGATGTTCGTTTTAGACCAAATTCATCTCAGTTGGCGACAGCCTCATGTGACAAATCTGTGCGGTTATGGGACGCAGCCAAT CCAACTTATTGTGTTCAAGAGTATAGTGGGCACAGTTCAGCTATTATGTCCCTTGATTTCCACCCTAAGAAGACTGATATTTTCTGCTTCTGCGATAGTGAAAATGAGATTCGGTATTGGAACATTACTTCATCCTCTTGTACCCGTGTATCTAAG GGAGGAAGTTCAAAAGTGAGGTTTCAGCCTAGAATGGGACAGTTACTCGCAGCAGCTTCTGATAAAGTAGTTTCTATTTTCGATGTCGAAACTGACAGACAAATTTACTCACTCCAG GGTCATCCTGAACCGGTGAACTATATTTGCTGGGATACTACTGGAGATATGTTGGCATCTGTTAGTCCAAATTCGGTGAAGATCTGGAATTTGACCTCCGGAGAATGCGTTCAGGAGCTCAACTCAACTGGGAACCAGTTCTATTCCAGTGTTTTTCATCCAAGCTATTCAACTTTGTTAGTAGTTGGAGGGTTTTCG TCCATAGAGCTGTGGAACATGGCTGAGAACAAAAGCATGACAATTCCTGCACACGAGAATGTGATTTCTGCTTTGGCTCAGTCACCTGTCACTGGAATGGTTGCATCTGCCAGTCGTGACAACTCTGTAAAGTTGtggaaataa